DNA from Comamonas serinivorans:
GCGCGCCGCTGGCCTGCTGCCAGCGCTCGATGGGGATGGCGGCCTGCACAGAGCCGGCGAACCCCATCACCAGTATGGCGCCAATGGCGATGTAGCTTGAACGGAAATTCATGAATACTCCAATGTCATTCGATGGGCAACGGGGCTGCTTCGCGCGTCAGTGCAGCTCGCCCTGCGGGCCGGCCGGCGCGGGCCGGGCCGGCGCGGCGCCAGTCACCGGAATCAGCGTGCCCACGGTCAGGCCGTCGTCACCGAAGTAGCGCTGGGCTACGTCTTGCACCTGCTTGGCGGTGACCCGGTTCAGCGCCGCGATGAGCGCCGGGTTCAAGTCCAGCGGCAGCCCCTGGACCCAGGCCGCGCCCAGCTCGCGCGCCTGGTTCATGAGCGAATCGAGCTCGTACACCTGGCTGGCCGTCCACTGCGTTTTCACGCGCGCCAGCTCCTGCTCGGAAATGCCCTCCTTGGCCACCCGCGCCACCTCGGCGCGCAGGGCCGCCTCGACCTGTTCGGCGGTCTTGCCGGCCGCGGGCACGCCCATCATGAAGAACTGCTGCGGGCCGCGGCCAAACAAGCCATTGCCGGTGCTCGCGCTGTCGGCCACGCGGTCGGGGCCCTGCATCAGCGCGCGGTCCAGACGCGCGCCGCCGTACCCGTCCAGCACGGCTGACAACACCGTGAGCGCCAAGGCATCGCGCGTGTCGGCGCTGTCGTCCAGCCGGGTGAGCTGCGGCACCTTGAAGGCCAGGATCACGTAGGCCTGTTCGGCGGGCGCCTTCAGGCTGACGCGACGCATGCCCTGCTGCTCGGGCTCGGGCATGGGTTTGCGAGTGGGCACCGCGCGCTTGGGGATCTTGCCGTAGGTCTGCTGGGCCAGCTGCCACACCTGCTCGGGGTTCACGTCGCCAGCGACCACGACGGCAGCGTTGGCGGGCACATACCAGCGGCGGTGGAAATCGCGCACGTCATCGGGCGCCAGGCTGTCGAGGTCGCCCATCCAGCCGATCACCGGCCGGTGGTAGGGGTTGGCCACGAACGAGGTGGCGTTGACCAGCTCGAACAGGCGCGAGCGCGGGTTGTCGTCGGTGCGCATGCGGCGCTCCTCCTTCACCACGGCCAGCTCTTTCGTGAACTCGTCGTCGGGCCAGCGGTTGTTGGCAAAGCGGTCGGCTTCCAGGCGCATCACGTCAGCCAGCTTGTCCTTGGGAATCTGCTGGTAGTAGCCGGTGTAGTCCATGGTGGTGAAGGCGTTCTCCTGCCCACCCAGCGCGGCGACGCGGCGCGAGAACTCGCCGGGCTGGAGCCGCTGCGTGCCCTTGAACATCATGTGCTCGAGCACGTGGGCCACGCCGCTGACGCCTTCGCCCTCGTCATACGCCCCGGCGCGCACCCACACCATGTGCACCGCCGTGGGCGCGCGCCTGTCCACCTTGACGATGAGCTGCATGCCGTTGGGCAGCGTGCGCGTGAACAGCGGGGTGGCCGCGGGTGCCCGGGCCGCGGAGGTCGTGGCAGCAGGCGCGGGCGCTGATGCGGGTTCAGCCCAGCTGGCCGACGCCCCCCAGGTCAAAGCGACCGCCAGCGCCACGCGGCGCAGCATCCATCCAGCTTGGCGCTGCGCGCCGGTTGACTCACTCATGGTGTCCTCGTTCGATGCAGGGCCTCGGGGCCCATGCGGTTGGGTGTGCGCGTCGATTCTGCGCGAGGGAAAGGCTTGGTGCGCTTGCAACCAAGCGCAACGGCGCAATTTCATAGAATGCAAGTGATCCCTAAAAGCCATCGATGTTCAGTTTTTTCCGCAAAAAGTCGGCCCCCACGCCCGCCCAACCCGCAGCGCCCGTCAGCCCGGAGGCCGATCTGCCCGTGCCAGCGGCGCCGACCGCGGCCATCGCGGTGGTCGAGCCGATGGCCGCACCGGCACCGGTCGTGCCTCCGGTTGCCGAGCCTGCAGCCGAAACCGAAGCCACCGAAGCCGCCCGCGCAGGATGGCTGCAGCGCCTTAAATCAGGCTTATCCAAGACCAGCAACAGCATTGCCGACGTGTTCACGGGCGGCACCAAGATCGACGAGGCGCTGTACGAAGAGCTGGAAGCCGCCTTGCTCATGGCCGACACCGGCGTGGCCGCCACCACCGCGCT
Protein-coding regions in this window:
- a CDS encoding M16 family metallopeptidase, whose translation is MLRRVALAVALTWGASASWAEPASAPAPAATTSAARAPAATPLFTRTLPNGMQLIVKVDRRAPTAVHMVWVRAGAYDEGEGVSGVAHVLEHMMFKGTQRLQPGEFSRRVAALGGQENAFTTMDYTGYYQQIPKDKLADVMRLEADRFANNRWPDDEFTKELAVVKEERRMRTDDNPRSRLFELVNATSFVANPYHRPVIGWMGDLDSLAPDDVRDFHRRWYVPANAAVVVAGDVNPEQVWQLAQQTYGKIPKRAVPTRKPMPEPEQQGMRRVSLKAPAEQAYVILAFKVPQLTRLDDSADTRDALALTVLSAVLDGYGGARLDRALMQGPDRVADSASTGNGLFGRGPQQFFMMGVPAAGKTAEQVEAALRAEVARVAKEGISEQELARVKTQWTASQVYELDSLMNQARELGAAWVQGLPLDLNPALIAALNRVTAKQVQDVAQRYFGDDGLTVGTLIPVTGAAPARPAPAGPQGELH